The following coding sequences are from one Streptomyces sp. NBC_01294 window:
- the ppdK gene encoding pyruvate, phosphate dikinase, with translation MSENKDQKFVYDFTEGNRDLKDLLGGKGANLAEMTNLGLPVPPGFTITTEACKVYLDSGTAPAELRDEVSAHLAALEGKMGKKLGQSDDPLLVSVRSGAKFSMPGMMDTVLNIGLSDESVTGLASQAGDERFAWDSYRRLIQMFGKTVLGVEGELFEDALDEAKAAKKVTVDTDLDAADLKKLVKVFKKIVAKEAGREFPQDAREQMDLAVEAVFNSWNTDRAKLYRRQERIPSDLGTAVNICSMVFGNLGPDSGTGVAFTRDPASGHAGVYGDYLQNAQGEDVVAGIRNTVPLADLEAIDKASYDQLMTIMTTLENHYKDLCDIEFTIERGQLWMLQTRVGKRTAGAAFRIATQLVDQGLIDEAEALQRVTGHQLAQLMFPRFDEAASTTLLGRGIAASPGAAVGKAVFDSYTAVKWSRSGEKVILIRRETNPDDLDGMIASEGILTSRGGKTSHAAVVARGMGKTCVCGAEELDVDTKRRRMTVGETVIEEGDVVSIDGSTGKVYLGEVPVVPSPVVEYFEGRMHAGADDADELVAAVHRIMAYADRVRRLRVRANADNAEDALRARRFGAQGIGLCRTEHMFLGERRELVERLILADTDEEREAALSALLPLQKKDFVELFEAMDGLPVTVRLLDPPLHEFLPDITELSVRVALAESRKDANENDLRLLQAVHKLHEQNPMLGLRGVRLGLVIPGLFKMQVRAIAEAAAERKNAKGDPRAEIMVPLVGTVQELEIVRDEADQVIAEVEAATGTSLKLSIGTMIELPRAALTAGQIAEAAQFFSFGTNDLTQTVWGFSRDDVEASFFTAYLEKGIFGVSPFETIDKDGVGALVRSAVEAGRATRPDLKLGVCGEHGGDPESVHFFHEVGLDYVSCSPFRIPVARLEAGRAAAEAKGSDSR, from the coding sequence GTGTCGGAAAACAAAGATCAGAAGTTCGTCTACGACTTCACCGAGGGAAACCGCGACCTCAAGGACCTTCTCGGCGGCAAGGGAGCCAACCTCGCCGAGATGACCAACCTGGGTCTCCCGGTCCCTCCCGGCTTCACCATCACCACCGAGGCCTGCAAGGTCTACCTCGACAGCGGCACGGCCCCGGCCGAGCTGCGCGACGAGGTCAGCGCCCACCTTGCCGCCCTCGAGGGGAAGATGGGCAAGAAGCTCGGACAGTCGGACGACCCGCTGCTGGTCTCCGTGCGCTCCGGCGCCAAGTTCTCGATGCCGGGCATGATGGACACCGTCCTGAACATCGGCCTCTCCGACGAGTCCGTGACCGGCCTTGCCTCCCAGGCCGGTGACGAGCGCTTCGCGTGGGACTCGTACCGCCGCCTCATCCAGATGTTCGGCAAGACCGTCCTCGGCGTCGAGGGCGAGCTCTTCGAGGACGCCCTCGACGAGGCCAAGGCCGCCAAGAAGGTCACCGTCGACACCGACCTCGACGCCGCCGACCTGAAGAAGCTGGTCAAGGTCTTCAAGAAGATCGTGGCCAAGGAAGCCGGCCGCGAGTTCCCGCAGGACGCCCGCGAGCAGATGGACCTCGCCGTCGAGGCCGTCTTCAACTCGTGGAACACCGACCGCGCCAAGCTCTACCGCCGCCAGGAGCGCATCCCGAGCGACCTGGGCACCGCGGTCAACATCTGCTCCATGGTCTTCGGCAACCTGGGCCCCGACTCCGGCACCGGCGTCGCCTTCACCCGCGACCCCGCCAGCGGCCACGCGGGCGTCTACGGCGACTACCTCCAGAACGCCCAGGGCGAGGACGTCGTCGCGGGCATCCGCAACACCGTTCCGCTCGCGGACCTGGAGGCCATCGACAAGGCCTCGTACGACCAGCTCATGACGATCATGACGACGCTGGAGAACCACTACAAGGATCTCTGCGACATCGAGTTCACCATCGAGCGCGGCCAGCTGTGGATGCTCCAGACCCGCGTCGGCAAGCGCACCGCCGGCGCCGCCTTCCGCATCGCCACCCAGCTCGTCGACCAGGGCCTGATCGACGAGGCCGAGGCGCTCCAGCGCGTCACCGGCCACCAGCTCGCCCAGCTGATGTTCCCGCGCTTCGACGAGGCCGCCTCCACGACCCTCCTCGGCCGCGGCATCGCCGCCTCCCCGGGCGCGGCGGTCGGCAAGGCCGTCTTCGACTCGTACACGGCCGTCAAGTGGTCCCGCTCCGGCGAGAAGGTCATCCTGATCCGCCGCGAGACCAACCCGGACGACCTGGACGGCATGATCGCCTCCGAGGGCATCCTGACCTCGCGCGGCGGCAAGACCTCGCACGCCGCCGTCGTCGCCCGCGGCATGGGCAAGACCTGCGTCTGCGGCGCGGAGGAGCTCGACGTCGACACCAAGCGCCGCCGCATGACGGTCGGCGAGACGGTCATCGAAGAGGGCGACGTCGTCTCCATCGACGGCTCCACCGGCAAGGTGTACCTGGGTGAGGTACCCGTCGTACCCTCCCCGGTCGTCGAGTACTTCGAGGGCCGCATGCACGCCGGCGCCGACGACGCCGACGAGCTCGTCGCCGCCGTGCACAGGATCATGGCGTACGCGGACCGCGTCCGCCGCCTGCGGGTGCGCGCCAACGCCGACAACGCCGAGGACGCGCTGCGCGCCCGCCGCTTCGGCGCCCAGGGCATCGGCCTGTGCCGCACCGAGCACATGTTCCTCGGCGAGCGCCGCGAACTGGTGGAGCGACTGATCCTCGCGGACACCGACGAAGAGCGCGAGGCGGCACTCAGTGCCCTCCTGCCGCTGCAGAAGAAGGACTTCGTCGAGCTGTTCGAGGCGATGGACGGCCTGCCGGTCACCGTCCGCCTGCTGGACCCGCCGCTGCACGAGTTCCTGCCCGACATCACCGAGCTCTCGGTGCGCGTCGCCCTCGCCGAGTCCCGCAAGGACGCGAACGAGAACGACCTGCGCCTGCTCCAGGCCGTGCACAAGCTGCACGAGCAGAACCCGATGCTGGGTCTGCGCGGCGTCCGCCTCGGCCTGGTCATCCCCGGCCTGTTCAAGATGCAGGTCCGGGCGATCGCCGAGGCCGCGGCCGAGCGCAAGAACGCCAAGGGCGACCCGCGCGCCGAGATCATGGTCCCGCTCGTCGGCACCGTGCAGGAGCTGGAGATCGTCCGCGACGAGGCCGACCAGGTCATCGCCGAGGTCGAGGCCGCCACCGGCACCAGCCTCAAGCTGAGCATCGGCACCATGATCGAGCTGCCGCGCGCCGCCCTGACGGCCGGGCAGATCGCCGAGGCCGCGCAGTTCTTCTCCTTCGGCACGAACGACCTGACCCAGACCGTGTGGGGCTTCTCCCGCGACGACGTCGAGGCCAGCTTCTTCACCGCGTACCTGGAGAAGGGCATCTTCGGGGTCTCGCCCTTCGAGACCATCGACAAGGACGGCGTCGGCGCGCTGGTCCGCAGCGCGGTGGAGGCCGGCCGGGCCACCCGCCCCGACCTCAAGCTCGGCGTCTGCGGTGAGCACGGCGGCGACCCCGAGTCCGTCCACTTCTTCCACGAGGTCGGCCTCGACTACGTCTCCTGCTCGCCGTTCCGGATTCCGGTGGCGCGCCTGGAGGCCGGTCGCGCGGCCGCCGAGGCGAAGGGCAGCGACAGCCGCTGA
- a CDS encoding ArsR/SmtB family transcription factor, with amino-acid sequence MLRIHFTGVDLARVRMAGRPDALWETILSFHRLRDRRDARLFGEWRTETRSRLNSETRTLGMLIPSRGYFPDFLTPVEGQYGWDVGLDALRGIRPERMRRELQLLGAGAPMTPRLREFMDDGGKQLPRLMGELRAYHRAAVEPYWTHIQAQIEAERAARGRALLDGGADELLASLPPMLRWRAPVLECDYPVDRDVRLRGRGLLLQPSFFCRRTAVTLHDPELPPVLVYPAAAQLASAPAGGEGGRPVEEQRQRTLGRLVGHTRSVVLRAIGDGATTSELARRAGVSLASASQHACVMREAGLVTTLRRGNAVLHTVTPLGAALLKGGAVAS; translated from the coding sequence GTGCTGCGTATCCATTTCACTGGAGTGGACCTGGCACGCGTACGGATGGCAGGGCGTCCCGATGCGTTGTGGGAAACGATTCTCAGCTTTCACCGCTTAAGAGACCGGCGCGATGCCCGGTTGTTCGGTGAATGGCGGACGGAAACCCGGAGCAGGTTGAATAGTGAAACACGCACGCTCGGTATGCTCATACCGAGTCGTGGTTATTTCCCCGATTTCCTGACCCCCGTGGAGGGGCAGTACGGGTGGGACGTGGGCCTCGACGCGCTGCGCGGGATCCGTCCCGAGCGGATGCGGCGCGAGCTGCAGCTGCTGGGCGCCGGTGCGCCGATGACGCCGCGGCTCCGGGAGTTCATGGACGACGGCGGCAAGCAGCTGCCGCGGCTCATGGGCGAGCTGCGCGCGTACCACCGGGCGGCCGTGGAGCCGTACTGGACGCACATCCAGGCCCAGATCGAGGCCGAGCGGGCCGCGCGCGGCCGGGCCCTGCTGGACGGGGGCGCGGACGAGCTGCTGGCCTCGCTGCCGCCGATGCTGCGCTGGCGGGCTCCGGTGCTGGAGTGCGACTACCCGGTGGACCGGGACGTACGGCTGCGGGGGCGCGGGCTGCTGCTCCAGCCGTCCTTCTTCTGCCGGCGCACCGCGGTGACCCTGCACGACCCGGAGCTGCCGCCGGTGCTGGTCTATCCGGCCGCCGCGCAGCTCGCCTCGGCGCCCGCGGGGGGCGAGGGGGGCCGGCCGGTGGAGGAGCAGCGCCAGCGCACCCTGGGCAGGCTGGTCGGGCACACCCGGTCGGTCGTGCTGCGGGCCATAGGGGACGGGGCGACCACCAGTGAGCTGGCCCGCCGGGCCGGTGTCTCGCTGGCCTCCGCGAGTCAGCACGCGTGCGTGATGCGGGAGGCGGGGCTGGTGACCACGTTGCGCCGGGGGAACGCGGTGCTGCACACCGTGACGCCGTTGGGGGCTGCGCTGCTCAAGGGGGGTGCGGTGGCCTCGTGA